The uncultured Cohaesibacter sp. genome window below encodes:
- a CDS encoding cytochrome b N-terminal domain-containing protein gives MSGHSTFEPQNGFLKWMESRLPIAGLVHSSFIAYPVPKNLNYYWTFGAILAVCLVAQIVTGIVLVMHYAPNTALAFASVEHIMRDVKWGWLLRYMHANGASMFFIAVYIHIFRGLYYGSYKAPREVVWILGVVIFLLMMATGFMGYVLPWGQMSFWGATVITNLFSAFPYVGDMIVTLLWGGFSVDNPTLNRFFSLHYLLPFMLVGVVALHIWAFHVVGNNNPTGVEVKDSKDTVPFTPYYTVKDIFAAVVFLVFFAWMMFMVPNFMGHPDNYVPANPLVTPPHIVPEWYFLPFYAILRAIPDKLGGVLAMFGAIAVLFVLPWLDTSKVRSMNYRPLGRQFFWIFVVVCIGLGYLGGKPAEGGYILWARIFTVYYFAYFLVILPVLGFIEKPKPLPASINEAVLAKHGVSAAAEAKA, from the coding sequence ATGAGCGGACATTCGACCTTCGAGCCGCAGAACGGGTTCTTGAAATGGATGGAAAGCCGCCTGCCCATCGCGGGCTTGGTGCACTCTTCCTTCATTGCCTATCCTGTTCCAAAGAACCTCAATTACTACTGGACGTTCGGTGCCATTCTGGCCGTCTGTCTTGTGGCGCAGATCGTGACAGGCATCGTGCTGGTCATGCACTATGCACCCAACACGGCCCTGGCCTTCGCTTCCGTCGAGCATATCATGCGCGATGTGAAATGGGGCTGGCTCTTGCGCTACATGCATGCCAACGGCGCGTCCATGTTCTTCATTGCCGTTTATATTCATATCTTCCGTGGCCTCTATTACGGGTCCTACAAGGCCCCGCGTGAAGTCGTCTGGATTCTGGGCGTCGTGATCTTCCTTCTGATGATGGCGACCGGCTTCATGGGCTATGTGCTGCCCTGGGGGCAGATGTCCTTCTGGGGTGCGACGGTTATTACCAACCTGTTCTCGGCATTCCCGTATGTGGGCGACATGATTGTGACGCTGCTCTGGGGTGGCTTCTCTGTCGACAACCCGACGCTGAATCGCTTCTTCTCGCTGCACTATCTGCTGCCATTCATGCTGGTTGGCGTGGTTGCCCTGCATATCTGGGCTTTCCATGTGGTTGGCAACAACAACCCGACCGGTGTTGAAGTCAAGGACAGCAAGGACACGGTGCCGTTTACGCCTTACTACACGGTCAAGGATATCTTTGCTGCGGTAGTGTTCCTGGTGTTCTTTGCCTGGATGATGTTCATGGTGCCCAACTTCATGGGGCATCCGGACAACTATGTTCCGGCCAATCCGCTGGTCACGCCTCCGCACATCGTGCCTGAATGGTACTTCCTACCGTTCTACGCGATCCTGCGCGCCATTCCGGACAAGCTGGGCGGTGTTCTGGCGATGTTCGGCGCGATTGCGGTGCTGTTTGTACTGCCATGGCTCGATACCTCCAAGGTCCGTTCCATGAACTACCGTCCGCTTGGCCGTCAGTTCTTCTGGATCTTCGTGGTGGTCTGCATCGGGCTTGGATATCTAGGGGGCAAGCCAGCAGAAGGCGGCTACATCCTCTGGGCGCGTATCTTCACGGTCTACTATTTCGCCTACTTCCTGGTCATCCTGCCAGTGCTCGGCTTCATCGAAAAGCCGAAGCCGCTGCCGGCATCGATCAACGAGGCGGTTTTGGCCAAACATGGCGTTTCTGCTGCGGCAGAGGCAAAGGCCTGA
- the petA gene encoding ubiquinol-cytochrome c reductase iron-sulfur subunit produces the protein MATSEREEPTRRDFLYIATGAFGAVGAAALAWPFIDQMNPDASAVALSSIEVDISSIEEGQSLTVKWRGKPVFIRHRTQNEIDEAKAVDVAELRDPQTDEERVKPGMEQWLIMIGICTHLGCVPEGQKGDYDGWFCPCHGSHYDSAGRIRKGPAPLNLQLPPYEFVSDTLIKIG, from the coding sequence TTGGCTACCAGCGAAAGGGAAGAACCAACCCGCCGCGACTTTCTTTATATCGCGACAGGAGCGTTCGGGGCCGTCGGCGCAGCAGCGCTCGCTTGGCCGTTTATTGACCAGATGAACCCTGATGCCAGCGCAGTGGCGCTCTCATCCATCGAAGTGGATATTTCCTCTATCGAAGAAGGGCAGAGTCTCACTGTCAAATGGCGTGGTAAACCGGTTTTCATCCGGCATAGAACCCAGAATGAAATTGATGAAGCCAAGGCTGTCGATGTGGCTGAACTTCGCGATCCTCAGACCGACGAAGAACGCGTCAAGCCGGGCATGGAGCAGTGGCTGATCATGATCGGCATCTGCACGCATCTGGGCTGTGTGCCTGAAGGGCAGAAGGGTGATTATGATGGCTGGTTCTGCCCATGCCATGGATCCCATTATGATTCTGCGGGACGTATCCGTAAGGGGCCTGCGCCGCTTAACCTGCAGTTGCCGCCCTATGAGTTCGTTAGCGATACCCTGATCAAAATCGGCTGA